The genomic stretch CGTAGTACCGTTTGGTTTAAGCAATTAGCAAGTGTAAGTCGAAATATCATCGATGCTTCCGACAAGGCCTTAGTGGTTGATCTAAGCGCACAAGGACTTTTTAATGATCAAGTCCCCACAAATTATTCTCTATATATGGCTGGTGGATTGGCCTTGACTGAAGAGGATAGACTATACTACTCATATCGAAATAGATCATCGTCCTCGCGCGATGATTTTTTAAAATATAGTTTTTCTTACCTTGGGTATGTTAATAACTATTTCGACGTAAAGGCTGGAGATTTTATTACAAACTATGAGATTGACGTTATAGGACGAGGTGTTGATTTCCAAACGCACTTGAGGTCACTTAGTTTTAGATCTTCATTTGCAAAGAATCAGTATACAAACGATACTCATGCTGGTGCCGATGTTTCCTATGCTATATATGATGCTGTTAGTTTGAATGTTGGGGCTGGTCATACGAAGCAGGGTATTTCTGCTGCTGAGCAATTTGTTGGTTACGGTGGAGTTGCTCTGCGTATTGGACGTTACCAAAAAATTCAAGGACGCGCAAGTATTAGTGATGTAGATTATGCTGCAATTAATCAAGGGCACAAACAGGCCATGGGTCTTACGCTTGGTTATGCACTGACATTGCCTAAGTATTCTTTTTCAGTTATGGGACGATCTTATCCCAGTGATTATGTGGGATATAATCGTGGGCGAAGTACTGCAAGTCTCAATATGGATTATTCGGTTAATAAGGATAATAGTCTGCGTTTAACGGGTAATTATGAGTATTATAACCCTCGATTAATTGGGGTTTCAGACTTTCTGCCTTCACGATTTTACCGAACGAGTAGGGTTCATTTGAATTTTATGCATAAGGCTACAGCTAGTTTTTCGGTATATAACGAACTTGGCTATGATGAGGCTTCGTCCGATAATTTTAGTTCACTTGAACCTAATTCTTACTTTGGTGTAAAAACTTATAGCGATAAAGTTGGAATGCGAATAAATTTTCGAGAGTTATTGTTCTCCATGTCCCCCTCGTTTACAATTGGTTACGGCGACGTTTATTCTTATTCGAACTTGTATTTTGGGACGCCTCTTTCTCAGTTTGCTCCTAAACGGAGTATTTATCAGGTTTTGTCTTTACTGTTGGTTGGCAATGGTTGGGGGAGTATGTTTTCCTACTATAATGGACCTCGTAATTTGTTTGAGAATTATATAAATTTTTATGCATCGAAGAATACTCGTTACCTGCGTGTAACACCATACTTAGATAAGTTTATTTATAAAGATATTTTAAAGTTAAGGTTGCAGTTAGCCTATAGCAATAATATTGTTGCTGGTAGTACTTCAACTACTGTCACCGGATATTTAACTTACTTTTTGCCTCGTGATTGGTGGTTATATTTCCAGAGTGTATATGCTATGCAAAGTAAGAAAGAGAATGGATCGGAGGCTCAATCCAAATATTCAACTGTATATTTTGAAGCAGGAGTTCATAAGGAATTTAATTGGCAGCAGCCGAACCGGAAGTTCTACAATCTTGAAATGGAGTTTTTTAAAGATCTTAATGGAAATAAACGTAAGGATGAAAATGAACCAGGTATTCGTGATGTTTTAGTTCAACTGGAGTATGTAGGCGATACACTCAAGAAAAATAATTCGCTTTCCTACAATGGTGAAACGCTATCGGATCAATATGGTAATGTAAAGTTCATTAATATTCCTCGCGGAACTTATCGACTACAATATGATGCTGTCGGCAAAGATCTCGGCGCTTTTTCCAAGGATCAGGATACACCATTTATTGCTCTAGTCGCAAATACTACGTTGGAATTACCTTTTGTCGAAAAAAACAAGGTTTTCGGTAAAATTGTTCTAAACAGAAGTAAGTTGTCTGCTTTAGGTAAAGTTGATATGTCAAACGTTCGTATTAGTGCAAAAGATAGTCAGGGCAGGATATACTCCACCTTAACTAACGCAGATGGGTATTTCATACTATATGCGCCGGTTACCGATAACTACAATGTTACCGTATCTAATGTATATACTGAAAATTTCGACTTACGTCAAGGCAGTTATCTTGTCCATTTTAATGGATACAAACAATTTGAGGTGAACTTTGTGTTTGATGAGAAGATTAGGACTATTAACTTTACTAAGAGTGGTTTGGAAAGCAATCTCGCAGGCGGAGTTCTGGAAATACGACGAACCAATTTAAGGGGTGTAGTCAAGGATGTGGTAAGCCTTAAGCCTGTAACTGCAAAAATCAATATTATTAACAAAAAGAATAACCAGATTATTGCCTCAATTACTTCTAATAGATCTACTGGTGAGTATGGTGTTTCTTTTGCCGCCGCAAATGATTATGCCGTCGAAGTTGTGGCCGATGGCTATTGGTATTATTCCGCGAGTTTAGATATTCAGCAGGTTACTACATTTGAAGATGTTTCTAAGGATTACACATTGACTGCTATTACAATTGGTGCTTCCTTGGAGTTAAAGAATTTAACTTTCGATTCTAAATCCTCGGAACTTACCCCTGAGGGTGTGGCTGAAATTACACGGTTGGTTGGTATGCTTAAGGAGAATCCAACGGTGAAGATCCAGATACAAGGACATTGCGATGATCTTGAAGCATTAGATAATCCTGCCATTGGCGATGCGCGTGCACGTAATGTTGCCCGCTACTTAGTGGAGAGGGGTTTCTCTAAATTTGAAACCAAGAATATGGGTAATACGGTTCCTGTGGCGCCAAATGATACCGAAGAAAACAGACGAATTAATAGAAGAGTTGATATTGTTGTAACGAACAAGTAGGTGACCTTCTATTATTTGAAAGTAAAAATACGGTAACGAGCAAGATGGTATCATCTGCACTTTACCGTATTTAGTTTTATACTTTATTTAATTTGATTGTGATTGTTTCTCACCAGTTACCCTCTTTCGTACTAGCTACTATCACATCAGTAGTTGTTCGTGCAAAGATAGCAATAGTTGGTTTTAATTAGTTTCTGTATTCTAATACGGTATAATCTTAAAGGGGATTACCACCATCTCTGCAAATGCTTCGCCCGATTCTTTCATGTCGTCGTCCTCTTTCTGGTAATACCAGTTAATCATTACGTTTTTTTTCTGCTTGTGAATTTCTTGTAGCCGGAAAAATATTTCAAGCAGTTTTTTGGAGGAAGAGGTGTTGAAATAATCAAGTTTGAAGGTAACAATGGTTTCCTTGTTTGGCTCCTTCATATACTCCGTGAACCAATCCAGGATGGGGTTGAAAAAGTCGTTGCAATTTTCGGGAAGCGATTTTCCATAGAACTCAAAACGGCTCTTTTCCTTGTCTAATGTAACTTCAAGGGAGTCGGGTGTTTCGTCATAGGTTAGTTTTCTCATCTCTTCACTGAATTGGTTGGGACAACGTTACAGAACAATTTTTCCTGAGAATACAAATTTAACAGGTCCGGTGAGATACACATCAATAAATTCATTTTTTTGATAGCTGAATGAAACTTCTAACTCACCTCCGCGCGTCTCAATAATGAAAACATCCTTGGGATTTCCTGAGATATTGGTTGCTATGGCTGCAGCAACCACTCCTGTGCCACACGATAGGGTTTCGTCTTCAACACCCCGCTCGTAGGTTCGCACAAAAATCCGGTTGGTATCAAGAATTTCTACAAAATCAACATTGGTTCCTGCTGGGTATTTGTCGCTATAGCGAATGTTTTTCCCTTCGGTTACCACATCTGTATTTCTTACATCATCTTTAAATACAACATGGTGAGGTGAACCGGTATCTAGGAAGTAATATCCGGGGTGATGGTCTACACGATCAATATTTTTCATTTTAAGCTTAATCCGATCGGGTGCTAAAATCGTGGCTTGGTGTGGTCCATCGATGCCCATAAACGAAATGGATTCACCGGCCAACCCAATGCTGTGAGCGAAGTGAGCAATACACCGGCCTCCATTACCGCACATGGTTGATTCGTTTCCATCGCTGTTGAAATAGCGCATGTAAAAGGCGGCCTCTTCCGATTTTTCAATCAGCATTAGCCCATCGGAGCCTACGCCAAAACGACGGTGACAGATGAAGGCAATTGCTTCTCGAGTTAGTGTATAGGCAGCCGATGTGTTGTCTATAATAACAAAGTCGTTTCCAGCACCGTGGTATTTTACAAAGGGGACTTCCATCTTCTCATTGATCGTTTATCCTACAAACATATAAAAATCCTTTCACTACTCTGCAGTAAACGCAGAAAACAATCCGATCCTACACTTGTCTTCGGAATCGAAGCGTTGAAAGGTGATGATTTTGTGACGTGAAAAAACTGACATCTTTTCAGTCTATCTGTGATTTTCGTTAAGGTTTGTTAATTAACATACTAGCATAAAACAAAGGCATACAATTTGAGTTTTTAAGACAACTGTATTTTCCGAAAAAGAATCTTCCTTCGTGAAATTGAGGGTTTGTTTTTTATTTGTTAATCATTAAAATGTAAAGCGATGAAGAAACATGTTATTGGTCTGTCTGTCTTAGTTGCAGTTCTGTCAGGAATATCTTCTTCCTATTTTTTCTCCAAGCAGTTTGCCGGTTCTACCGTAAAGGCTAGTATGGGGAATAATCCAGCGTCTCAATTTGTAAGCATCGGAAATCAAGCCCCAACCGATTTTACCTACGCTGCTGAAAATAGCATTCATGCAGTGGTGCATGTTAAAACTACCTATTATGGTCAATCAGGTTATTCTTCAGGAAATCCTATGTTGGATTTCTTCTTTGGAAATCCAAATCAGGGATTTCAGCCGCAACCTCAGCAAGCATCTGGGAGTGGCGTTATACTGTCGGGCGATGGCTATATTATTACCAATAATCATGTGATTGATGGCTCCAGTGAGATCACGGTAGTTCTTAATGACAAGCGGGTATTTAAGGCCAAGGTAGTTGGGTCCGATCCCAATACAGATATTGCTTTATTAAAGGTTGATGGAACAAATTTGCCGTTCATTCCCATTGGTAATTCCGATGATCTAAGGCTTGGCGAATGGGTTTTAGCGGTTGGTAATCCATTCAATCTAACTTCTACCGTTACCGCAGGGATTGTTAGCGCAAAGGCCCGCAATGTTAATCTAATTGCCGCAGGAGGTGCGTCATCGGCCATTGAATCTTTTATCCAGACCGATGCTGCAGTGAATCCAGGCAATAGCGGAGGTGCATTGGTAAATATTCGGGGCGAATTGGTTGGGATTAATACCGCCATTGCCTCCCGTACTGGTTCATACTCAGGATACTCCTTTGCTATTCCGGTTTCCATTGCGAAAAAGGTAGTAGACGATATTAAGGAGTTTGGTACCGTTCAGCGGGCGTTCCTTGGCATTGGTATTCAGGAATTGACTCAGGAAGAGGCCGATAAGATTGGTGTCAAGGAGTTGAAGGGTGTGCTGGTAACTGGTGTGGATGTAAATGGTGGTGCATCAGAAGCAGGGATTAAAGGGGGTGATATTGTTCTTAGCATTAATGGGGTTGCTGTTAATAGTCCATCGGAGTTGCAGGAGCAGGTGAGCCGTTTTCGACCAAAGGAAGCCGTTGATGTAATAGTAGTCCGCGAAAATAAACAGAAACCCTTTAAGGTTGTTCTGCGTAATAAGGTTGGTTCTACCGATATCGTCAAAGCCTCCGACAGTGCAGCTGCCCTTGGTGCAAAGTTAGCACCAGTTTCCGATGAGTTAAAAAAGAGGTTCGGGCTAAGAGGTGGAGTTGAAATTGTTGAACTTCATAGCGGTTTGCTTAAGGATCAAGGGGTAAAGCAAGGATTCATCATAACGCAAATTGATCGCAATCCGATTTATGAAGTTGATGATGTGGCGGATGTTTTAAGGAATGCATCAGGAGGAATCCTAATAGAAGGAATTTATCCCAACGGAGTGGTTGCTTACTACGCCATTGGGTTGAAGAAGTAAAGAAAAAGCTAAAAAATAGTGAGTAGAACCAAACATTAAATTGAATCATTCGTTATTATAACGTACCTTTGCACAAATTTCAGCTAGTAGATGAGGCAGTTAAAAATCACTAAGTCAATTACAAACAGGGAGAGCGCCTCCTTGGATAAATACCTTCAGGAGATAGGTAAGGAACAACTTATTACCGTTGAGGAAGAAGTTGATCTAGCGCAGCGAATCAAGAAGGGCGATCAAGCCGCTCTTGAGAAGCTTACACGTGCTAATCTTCGGTTCGTTGTATCAGTGGCTAAGCAATACCAAAACCAAGGTTTAAGCTTGCCTGACCTTATTAACGAAGGTAATCTCGGGCTTATTAAGGCTGCTGAGAAGTTCGATGAAACACGTGGATTTAAATTTATCTCTTACGCTGTTTGGTGGATTCGTCAATCGATCCTGCAGGCGTTGGCAGAACAATCACGTATTGTTCGTCTTCCGCTGAACCAAGTGGGTTCGTTGAATAAAATCAACAAGGCATTTTCGAAGTTTGAGCAAGAATTTGAGAGGACACCCTCACCAGAGGAACTTGCAGAGGTGCTTGAACTACCGAAAGAAAAGGTTACCGATACCCTTCGCGTTTCAGGTCGTCACGTATCTGTCGATGCACCTTTTGTTGAGGGTGAGGATAACAGCCTTCTCGATGTGCTTATTAATAACGATTCTCCAAATGCCGACCGCGCTCTTATTATGGAGTCGCTGAGCAAGGAGATTGAACGGGCTCTGGCAACACTTACCGAAAGAGAACGTGATATCATTAAATACTTCTTCGGAATTAATTGTTCCGAAATGACATTAGAGGAGATTGGTGAAAAGTTTGGACTCACCCGTGAGCGCGTTCGCCAAATCAAGGAGAAGGCAATTCGTCGTCTTCGTCACTCGTCAAGAAGTAAGTTGCTCAAAAGTTATTTAGGTTAGTTGGCGTATTGGTCAGCAATAAAAAAGGTTCCGAATTTTCGGAACCTTTTTTATTTATTGGTGGGGTTGTTTATTTGCAATCGATACAATCGTCTAAGTTGCGGTTGTATACTTCCATAGCACTGCGACTCATACCCATGCTGCTAAATCCTCCATCGTTAAATAGGTTTTGCATAGTTACTTTCTTCGTGAGGTCGGAAAATAGCGTGATACAATAGTCTGCACACTCCTCTGCGGTTGCATTGCCAAGCGGTGACATTCGTTCCGAAAAGTCGAGTAGACCACCAAAACCCATTACGCCGCTTCCGGCAGTGGTTGGTGTGGGGGATTGGGATACGGTGTTGATACGGATTTTTTTCTCCCGTCCATAAATGTAGCCAAAACTGCGGGCTAT from Williamwhitmania taraxaci encodes the following:
- a CDS encoding OmpA family protein, giving the protein MFRKWTVVVSFFIALLCNGAAMGQYFLFRNNDKVAIDISFAISNQELNKELFFNVLKVKNTDASASTFVVDFTAPSGWQIIGEISREITLAAYDSILIPIRIAVPKEAKGEVAYSIIATIKDRSGNVVKNEYCYVKIPKSKDLSVRFLDRYIFISSNETKSEFRLQCKNNGNQAEQLYFNMESGRGLVFARSYAQNLSSDINLPPFTDTIISFPVIMNVSDKQLSQGFFAVNVKASTQDTSFRSTVWFKQLASVSRNIIDASDKALVVDLSAQGLFNDQVPTNYSLYMAGGLALTEEDRLYYSYRNRSSSSRDDFLKYSFSYLGYVNNYFDVKAGDFITNYEIDVIGRGVDFQTHLRSLSFRSSFAKNQYTNDTHAGADVSYAIYDAVSLNVGAGHTKQGISAAEQFVGYGGVALRIGRYQKIQGRASISDVDYAAINQGHKQAMGLTLGYALTLPKYSFSVMGRSYPSDYVGYNRGRSTASLNMDYSVNKDNSLRLTGNYEYYNPRLIGVSDFLPSRFYRTSRVHLNFMHKATASFSVYNELGYDEASSDNFSSLEPNSYFGVKTYSDKVGMRINFRELLFSMSPSFTIGYGDVYSYSNLYFGTPLSQFAPKRSIYQVLSLLLVGNGWGSMFSYYNGPRNLFENYINFYASKNTRYLRVTPYLDKFIYKDILKLRLQLAYSNNIVAGSTSTTVTGYLTYFLPRDWWLYFQSVYAMQSKKENGSEAQSKYSTVYFEAGVHKEFNWQQPNRKFYNLEMEFFKDLNGNKRKDENEPGIRDVLVQLEYVGDTLKKNNSLSYNGETLSDQYGNVKFINIPRGTYRLQYDAVGKDLGAFSKDQDTPFIALVANTTLELPFVEKNKVFGKIVLNRSKLSALGKVDMSNVRISAKDSQGRIYSTLTNADGYFILYAPVTDNYNVTVSNVYTENFDLRQGSYLVHFNGYKQFEVNFVFDEKIRTINFTKSGLESNLAGGVLEIRRTNLRGVVKDVVSLKPVTAKINIINKKNNQIIASITSNRSTGEYGVSFAAANDYAVEVVADGYWYYSASLDIQQVTTFEDVSKDYTLTAITIGASLELKNLTFDSKSSELTPEGVAEITRLVGMLKENPTVKIQIQGHCDDLEALDNPAIGDARARNVARYLVERGFSKFETKNMGNTVPVAPNDTEENRRINRRVDIVVTNK
- a CDS encoding DUF1987 domain-containing protein; this encodes MRKLTYDETPDSLEVTLDKEKSRFEFYGKSLPENCNDFFNPILDWFTEYMKEPNKETIVTFKLDYFNTSSSKKLLEIFFRLQEIHKQKKNVMINWYYQKEDDDMKESGEAFAEMVVIPFKIIPY
- the dapF gene encoding diaminopimelate epimerase; the encoded protein is MEVPFVKYHGAGNDFVIIDNTSAAYTLTREAIAFICHRRFGVGSDGLMLIEKSEEAAFYMRYFNSDGNESTMCGNGGRCIAHFAHSIGLAGESISFMGIDGPHQATILAPDRIKLKMKNIDRVDHHPGYYFLDTGSPHHVVFKDDVRNTDVVTEGKNIRYSDKYPAGTNVDFVEILDTNRIFVRTYERGVEDETLSCGTGVVAAAIATNISGNPKDVFIIETRGGELEVSFSYQKNEFIDVYLTGPVKFVFSGKIVL
- a CDS encoding Do family serine endopeptidase; the protein is MKKHVIGLSVLVAVLSGISSSYFFSKQFAGSTVKASMGNNPASQFVSIGNQAPTDFTYAAENSIHAVVHVKTTYYGQSGYSSGNPMLDFFFGNPNQGFQPQPQQASGSGVILSGDGYIITNNHVIDGSSEITVVLNDKRVFKAKVVGSDPNTDIALLKVDGTNLPFIPIGNSDDLRLGEWVLAVGNPFNLTSTVTAGIVSAKARNVNLIAAGGASSAIESFIQTDAAVNPGNSGGALVNIRGELVGINTAIASRTGSYSGYSFAIPVSIAKKVVDDIKEFGTVQRAFLGIGIQELTQEEADKIGVKELKGVLVTGVDVNGGASEAGIKGGDIVLSINGVAVNSPSELQEQVSRFRPKEAVDVIVVRENKQKPFKVVLRNKVGSTDIVKASDSAAALGAKLAPVSDELKKRFGLRGGVEIVELHSGLLKDQGVKQGFIITQIDRNPIYEVDDVADVLRNASGGILIEGIYPNGVVAYYAIGLKK
- a CDS encoding sigma-70 family RNA polymerase sigma factor yields the protein MRQLKITKSITNRESASLDKYLQEIGKEQLITVEEEVDLAQRIKKGDQAALEKLTRANLRFVVSVAKQYQNQGLSLPDLINEGNLGLIKAAEKFDETRGFKFISYAVWWIRQSILQALAEQSRIVRLPLNQVGSLNKINKAFSKFEQEFERTPSPEELAEVLELPKEKVTDTLRVSGRHVSVDAPFVEGEDNSLLDVLINNDSPNADRALIMESLSKEIERALATLTERERDIIKYFFGINCSEMTLEEIGEKFGLTRERVRQIKEKAIRRLRHSSRSKLLKSYLG